TGTTGAAAAGAGGTTTTGATTCGTCTTTAGTTAATGTGGCATAGTTCTCTGCACGCTTTCTACCCACAAGTAAATTGGGATCGTAAAAAGGACTTGAAACCAAGGCTAGTATTTCTCCAGTTTGCGGATCTATTGCGACAACACTGCCGCTTTTTCCTTTGAGAAGTGCTTCGCCAAAAAGTTGTAGGTCTTTGTCTATAGTGAGATTAATCTTTTTTCCAGGAATAGCTTTTATGTCGTGTTCTCCATTCTTGAATTTCCCTTGTACTCTACCGAAAACATCAACCATCATTACCGATTTTCCGTTCGTTCCCCTGAGAACACTCTCATAAGATTTTTCAATTCCTGTAATGCCAGTGTAATCACCTGCTTTGTACGATTTATCATTTTCAACTAGCCGTTTTCCTACTTCTCCAATATTTCCTAAAATGTGACTGGCCATATTGAAAGCATATTTTCTAGTTGTCCTGGCTTGGGCGTAAAACCCTGGAAAACCATGTAAGCTTTCTTGAAATGATGCGTAAGTTTCGGCTGAAACTTGTTTTAGGAATATGGATGGTTTACGATAGGAGTATGCTTTTACTTTGTAAATGCGTTTTAGGCAATTTATTTTGTCTATATCAAGTGCCTGGCAAAGCTTCAATGTGTCAAATTCCGACATCTGTCTTGGGATAAGCATTATATCATATGACGCCTGGTTGTAAACAAGTAATTGCCCATTACGGTCGTATACAAGACCACGTGCTGGATATTCTGTGATGTGACGAGTTACATTGTTATCAGCAGATAGTTTCCAAGAATCATCGACTATTTGAAGAAAGAACAATCGTATTATGAAAATTATTGCGAGGCCGCAAATAATAAGAATAAAAATTAATTTTTTTTCTTCAGCAGGCTTCATTACGATTTTCTAAACGTAAGATATTGTTGAATAACCATTATTAGTACAGTGAACAATGTGCTGTAAACCGTTCTTAGTAACGTGGAAAAAAAGGAAGTCATTCGGAATATTTCGAGAAAGAAAAGAATAAGATGGTGACAGAACACGAGTATGACAGCATAGAATAAAAACCATTGTAGACCCATGTATTTTAACGTTGGTTGGGCGTTAAAATCATAACCTCCTCTAGGCTCTGTGAATTTCAATATCAAGGGTCGAATAAAGGCTAGGAGTACGCAAGCTGACGAATGTAAGCCGATTGAATCGGAGAAAATGTCGATGCAAAAACCTGTAAAGAAAGCTACAGCTAAAACTAACCCCTTGGGCATATCAATAGGAAGTAAAAGTAAAATTAGTACGTAAAGAAAAGGGTTTAGGTAACCGCCAAGTTCCACGTTGTTGAGGATTAATACTTGAAAAAGTATTAATAGAAAAAAACGAAGAATATTTATTCCACTTTCTTTAATCATTGTTTTTGGCTTCTAGTTCTATTTTTTCTTTTCCCTTTAAATTATTGACGACATAAACATGAGAAAGTTTTTTGAAGTCTAAATAAAGATTTACTTCTACGTTAATAAATAAGCCAGAATTATCATTTTCTGACGTGTCTGCAAATCCAATCAACATATTTTCTGGAAAAATACTGGAGAAGGCGGAAGTTGAAATGGTATCACCTTGATTAATCTTAACATGATTTGGGATTTCTTTTAGTAAAACTTTATTATAATCATTTCCTTCCCATATTACAGATCCAAAATAATCACTGCTGTTAATTTTCGCACTTATTTTAGAATCAGTATGCAATATGGATACTATACTGCTATAGGATTCTGATACATTCTTGACAATGCCAATCACGGCGTCGTTAAAAATAACACCCATTCCTCTTTTTATTCCTTGATTGGAACCTTTGTTGATTGTAATGTAGTTGGTTCTTTTATTGACAGAATTGTTCACCACTTTGGCAGCAATAAATTCATATTGAGGCTCAAAAGAAGTCACGGTTCGCGAATTCCCATTCGTTACATCATATCTCATGTACGAGATTTGCGCCATTGATTTTAGCTTCGCGTTTTCTTTCGCTAGGGCATCATTCTTTTTTGTAAGCGCTAAATATCCAGTTAGGTTACTGTAGTTTTCATAGATCTGTCCGATGAATGAATTGGAAGAATTAAAATACGATGCGTTGTGAAAGTCGTTATTTAAAACCAATAGAGAAATTGAAAAGAATTCGAATGTAACAAACATGAGAAGGAAATAGTGCTTCAGAATAAAAGCTATAATTACCTTCATTTGCTATGTGTTGTTTAATTCTTTTTTATTGTTATCTCAATAAGAATTGGAAATTGTCTACATTTTTAAGCGCAATACTTGTACCCCGTGCAACTGCTCTTAAAGGGTCTTCGGCGACATGTACGGGAAGTTTAGTCTTTTTTGCAATTCTTGTATCCAACCCTCGTAACATTGAACCACCACCGGCCAAGTAAATTCCTGTTCTGTATATATCTGCAGATAATTCAGGTGGCGTTAATTCCAGTGCGCTGAGTACAGCTTCTTCAATTTTTGCAATTGATTTGTCAAGGCAATAAGATATCTCTGTATATGAAACTAATATTTCTTTCGGGATTCCAGTTATTAAATCTCGCCCATGTACTGGGTAGTCTTCTGGAGGATTGTCTAATTCTTCAGATGCCGCGCCGACTTCAATTTTTATTAATTCAGCAGATCGTTCTCCAATAAGAATACTGTGTTGCTTTCTCATGTATTCTTCAATATCGCTGGTGAAATTATCTCCTGCAACTCGAATAGATTTATCACAAACAATTCCTCCAAGAGCAATAACTGCAATTTCGCTAGTACCACCACCGATATCAATTACCATATTTCCTATAGGTTCCTCAACATCTAAACCGATACCGATTGCAGCCGCCATTGGCTCATGAATTAAGTAAACTTCTTTACCGCCGGCATGTTCTGCACTATCACGTACAGCTCTTTTCTCAACCTCAGTAATCCCTGAAGGAATACAAATAACCATTCGCAAAGAAGGTGTGAAAAATTTACTGGCCGCAGGAATCATTTTAATCATTCCTCTAATCATGTGCTCAGCAGCATGGAAATCTGCTATTACACCATTTCTTAAGGGGCGAATTGTAGTAATATTTTCATGCGTTTTACCGTGCATTTGCATGGCTTTCTTACCTACAGCAATTACTTTTCCTGACGATCTTTCTATAGCTACAATAGAAGGTTCATCCACAACAACTTTATCGTTATAAAGAATTAGCGTGTTGGCTGTACCAAGATCGATTGCTATTTCCTGTGTTAGAAAGTCAAATAATCCCATATCTTCTTGTTAGTGTTTAAAATGTCTAGTACCAGTTATTACCATGGATATCCCATTATCATTACAATAGTCAATAGAGTCTTTATCCTTAATCGATCCTCCCGGGTGAATTACAGATGTGATACCGGCATTACCTGCAATTTCCACACAATCAGGGAAAGGGAAGAAAGCGTCAGATGCCATAACAGCACCGTTTAGGTCAAATTTAAATGAAGTTGCTTTGTTTATGGCTTGATGTAAAGCGTCTACTCGAGATGTTTGTCCAGTTCCGCTTGCAAGTAATTGTTTGTTTTTGGCTAAAACGATCGTGTTTGATTTGGTGTGTTTGGCTAGTTTGTTAGCAAATTCAAGATCCGATAATTCTTGTGCTGATGGAGAAGCATCCGTTCCTTTTTGAAAATCAGGTATAGATGTCATCTCTAAATCCTGATCTTGTTGAAGAACACCATTTAGCACGCTTCTAAATTGTTTGCGTTTTGGTGTTCCTTGTTTTTGTACTAAAATAATTCGATTCTTCTTAGATTTTAAAATATCTAATGTTCCCTCCTCATAGCCTGGTGCAATTAATACTTCGCAAAACAATTTGTTGATTTCATTAGCTACATTAATAGTGATATTTCTATTTGTAATAAGTACTCCTCCAAAAGCAGAAACAGGATCACCAGCTAAAGCATCGTTGTAAGCGTCTAGTAAGTTGTCTCGAGATGCCAAGCCACAAGCATTGTTATGCTTTAAGATTACGAATGTCGTTTCGGTAAATTCTGCAATTAAATTCGTTGCAGCGTCAAGATCTAATAGATTGTTGTATGAAAGCTCTTTCCCGTTAAACTGTTCGAACATCTCATCTAAGTTGCCATAGAATGTTCCTTGTTGATGTGGGTTTTCGCCATAACGTAAGGATCTACTTCCTGAAGTGTTCTCTTGAAATACTTCATTTTTGTCTTTGTGGAAATAGTTAAAAATGGCGGTGTCATAAGTAGAAGAAATTTGAAATGCCTTTTCAGCGAGCGCTTTTCTTTGCTCTAAATTAGTTTCTCCATTTTGCTCATTGAGTAAATTCAACAAAGTCGGATATTCATTCCTTGAAGGGACTATTACAACGTCGTTGAAATTTTTGGCTGTTGCCCGGATTAAAGAAATTCCTCCGATATCTATTTTTTCAATTATTTCTTGCTCTGATCCACCACCTGAAACAGTTTCCGAAAAGGGGTATAGGTCAACAATAACTAGATCGATTTCTGGGATATCAAATTCTTCCAATTGTTTAATATCACCCTCATCATCTCGTCTACTAAGTATTCCGCCAAATATTTTTGGATGAAGAGTTTTGACCCTGCCTCCTAGTATAGAAGGGTAAGAAGTAAGGTTTTCAACAGCGACAACTTCGATACCCAGTTTCTCAATAAATTCTTGTGTTCCTCCAGTGGAGTATATGCGAATATTTAAGTCGTTTAATCTTCTTGCAATATCTTCGAGATTATCCTTGTAAAATACTGATATTAGGGCGTTTTTAATTTTTTTCAATCGCTTATTAATTGTAATTCATATGCTTACAAGTTTAGAAAATATTAGAGCACAAAACAATGTTTTATATATGCCCATATCAGATGTTACGAACAATTTAAAGTTAATTTCATACGGTAGAAGAGTGGATTTTCAAGAGACGTATTAAAAGTTTATACCTTTAGTAAATGAGAATATCAATTATTCTTTTATGGTTTTACTGTGCCTCTGTTTTTGGACAAAGCAATATTGGCGATTTTCAATCGCTTGAACCATTATCGCAATCAACAAACTTTTTAATCCCTACTACACACCAATTTCAAAAATTGATTGAACAAGGGGATCCTTTAACCGAAGGTGGAACATTGCAAGATTTGGTTGATTTTACAGGATATGTTCCAATAAATGGGAGTAGCACAAATGGGTACTTAAGTATTAATTCCGAATTATCTCCAGGAGGATTGGCAATCTTAGAAATAAATTTGAATCCGATAACGAATATATGGGAGATAACATCTTCTCAGAATGTTGATTTTGCCAGTGTAGAAGGTACTGCTAGAAACTGTTCTGGAACTGTCACTCCTTGGAATACGGTAATTACATCTGAAGAAGTAATCTCGACTACTGATAATAATATTGATGGATATTATGATTTGGGATGGAATGTAGAAATTGATCCTGTAACCAAATCTGTTATTGGAAAACTCTGGGCTCTTGGGAATTTTAGACACGAGAACGTTGTAGTACATACCAATGAAAGAACAGTTTATCAAGGTGCCGATTCTAATCCAGGATATTTGTACAAATTTGTTGCCGACAACGCTCAAGATTTAAGCAGTGGGTTACTTTATGTTTATAGTGGCTTAAAGGATGGTCCAGGGAATTGGATATTACTAGATAATACGACTACGAATGATAGAAACACCACTTTAATTCAGAGCGCAAACGTTGGAGGAACGGTTTTTAATGGAATTGAAGATGTGGAAATTGGACCAAATGGATGGGTATATTTTACGGTAAAAGGAGAAAATCAGATTTATAGATTTCAAGATTCAGATCCAATCACTGGCACTGTGGTTACGTTGATGGAAACATATGTGGGTAATATGTCTTATCAAATCACACATCCAAATGGTGTGTCAACCGAAGCATGGGGAGCTG
The nucleotide sequence above comes from Flavobacteriales bacterium. Encoded proteins:
- a CDS encoding DUF839 domain-containing protein, which codes for MRISIILLWFYCASVFGQSNIGDFQSLEPLSQSTNFLIPTTHQFQKLIEQGDPLTEGGTLQDLVDFTGYVPINGSSTNGYLSINSELSPGGLAILEINLNPITNIWEITSSQNVDFASVEGTARNCSGTVTPWNTVITSEEVISTTDNNIDGYYDLGWNVEIDPVTKSVIGKLWALGNFRHENVVVHTNERTVYQGADSNPGYLYKFVADNAQDLSSGLLYVYSGLKDGPGNWILLDNTTTNDRNTTLIQSANVGGTVFNGIEDVEIGPNGWVYFTVKGENQIYRFQDSDPITGTVVTLMETYVGNMSYQITHPNGVSTEAWGAGNDNLAFDGDGNLWVLQDGGKFYIWVVENGHTQLDPKVKIFGNTPTSAEPTGITFSPDYKYLFMSIQHPNPGNGYSSQMDVEGNPIGFEKDITLVISRVDINGPATSIEQIDKVTVVLYPNPFKNELNIHLGKYMDNVHIELRNTMGSIIVEQRYNQVKEFNLHIPEIPQGIYIVVVRSKDSVITTRKVFLKR
- the mreC gene encoding rod shape-determining protein MreC; the protein is MKVIIAFILKHYFLLMFVTFEFFSISLLVLNNDFHNASYFNSSNSFIGQIYENYSNLTGYLALTKKNDALAKENAKLKSMAQISYMRYDVTNGNSRTVTSFEPQYEFIAAKVVNNSVNKRTNYITINKGSNQGIKRGMGVIFNDAVIGIVKNVSESYSSIVSILHTDSKISAKINSSDYFGSVIWEGNDYNKVLLKEIPNHVKINQGDTISTSAFSSIFPENMLIGFADTSENDNSGLFINVEVNLYLDFKKLSHVYVVNNLKGKEKIELEAKNND
- the purH gene encoding bifunctional phosphoribosylaminoimidazolecarboxamide formyltransferase/IMP cyclohydrolase, giving the protein MKKIKNALISVFYKDNLEDIARRLNDLNIRIYSTGGTQEFIEKLGIEVVAVENLTSYPSILGGRVKTLHPKIFGGILSRRDDEGDIKQLEEFDIPEIDLVIVDLYPFSETVSGGGSEQEIIEKIDIGGISLIRATAKNFNDVVIVPSRNEYPTLLNLLNEQNGETNLEQRKALAEKAFQISSTYDTAIFNYFHKDKNEVFQENTSGSRSLRYGENPHQQGTFYGNLDEMFEQFNGKELSYNNLLDLDAATNLIAEFTETTFVILKHNNACGLASRDNLLDAYNDALAGDPVSAFGGVLITNRNITINVANEINKLFCEVLIAPGYEEGTLDILKSKKNRIILVQKQGTPKRKQFRSVLNGVLQQDQDLEMTSIPDFQKGTDASPSAQELSDLEFANKLAKHTKSNTIVLAKNKQLLASGTGQTSRVDALHQAINKATSFKFDLNGAVMASDAFFPFPDCVEIAGNAGITSVIHPGGSIKDKDSIDYCNDNGISMVITGTRHFKH
- a CDS encoding rod shape-determining protein → MGLFDFLTQEIAIDLGTANTLILYNDKVVVDEPSIVAIERSSGKVIAVGKKAMQMHGKTHENITTIRPLRNGVIADFHAAEHMIRGMIKMIPAASKFFTPSLRMVICIPSGITEVEKRAVRDSAEHAGGKEVYLIHEPMAAAIGIGLDVEEPIGNMVIDIGGGTSEIAVIALGGIVCDKSIRVAGDNFTSDIEEYMRKQHSILIGERSAELIKIEVGAASEELDNPPEDYPVHGRDLITGIPKEILVSYTEISYCLDKSIAKIEEAVLSALELTPPELSADIYRTGIYLAGGGSMLRGLDTRIAKKTKLPVHVAEDPLRAVARGTSIALKNVDNFQFLLR
- the mreD gene encoding rod shape-determining protein MreD; its protein translation is MIKESGINILRFFLLILFQVLILNNVELGGYLNPFLYVLILLLLPIDMPKGLVLAVAFFTGFCIDIFSDSIGLHSSACVLLAFIRPLILKFTEPRGGYDFNAQPTLKYMGLQWFLFYAVILVFCHHLILFFLEIFRMTSFFSTLLRTVYSTLFTVLIMVIQQYLTFRKS
- the mrdA gene encoding penicillin-binding protein 2, with protein sequence MKPAEEKKLIFILIICGLAIIFIIRLFFLQIVDDSWKLSADNNVTRHITEYPARGLVYDRNGQLLVYNQASYDIMLIPRQMSEFDTLKLCQALDIDKINCLKRIYKVKAYSYRKPSIFLKQVSAETYASFQESLHGFPGFYAQARTTRKYAFNMASHILGNIGEVGKRLVENDKSYKAGDYTGITGIEKSYESVLRGTNGKSVMMVDVFGRVQGKFKNGEHDIKAIPGKKINLTIDKDLQLFGEALLKGKSGSVVAIDPQTGEILALVSSPFYDPNLLVGRKRAENYATLTKDESKPLFNRAIMAQYPPGSTFKLVNALIGMQEGIVDSNSYYSCNMGYDAGRLHVGCHRHTSPINLKYSIRTSCNAYYCHVFRSIIDKYSPTEKGFNNWRNHVEKFGLGHKSGIDLPHEVSGILPSKETYDSQHGVGRWKSLYVVSLAIGQGELSVSPLQMANMTAIIANKGYFYKPHIVMSDSNNISTYSKQFTDIDRKHFDLVRQAMNDVIEKSGGTGGRAKIKGIKLCGKTGTAQNPHGDDHSIFIAFAPMDNPKIAIAAYIENAGYGSTMAAPIASLMIEKYLTDSISRPRMADRIYYPDSTFRY